The following are encoded together in the Mesoterricola sediminis genome:
- a CDS encoding DUF1573 domain-containing protein has product MSFLRALRLFACLLLGVGALARAEAPTGLVFQEASHDFGRIASGRKVTHVFKGVNGGQVPLRITQVQPGCGCTSAVLGQSTVAPGGSVEIQVTFDPGAFSGPVNKSVVLHTDDPGRPLQTLGFRADVFRPLELMTKALIFDDVPRTAGGRGEVRVRSNTGRPAAIARLAVPAKPYLEAAVRMDGAEAVVEVTLRGDRLPAEVWRGADDIQIIPADPEAGPLTLTLYWTVQGAPTRSRSSHP; this is encoded by the coding sequence TTGTCCTTCCTGCGCGCGTTACGCTTGTTTGCTTGTCTGCTTCTCGGCGTCGGCGCCCTGGCCCGGGCGGAGGCGCCCACGGGTCTGGTCTTCCAGGAGGCGAGCCATGATTTCGGCCGCATCGCCTCCGGACGGAAGGTGACCCACGTCTTCAAGGGCGTCAACGGCGGCCAGGTCCCCCTGCGCATCACCCAGGTCCAGCCGGGCTGCGGCTGCACCTCGGCGGTCCTGGGGCAGTCCACAGTCGCCCCCGGCGGAAGCGTGGAGATCCAGGTCACCTTCGATCCCGGCGCCTTCTCGGGGCCGGTGAACAAGTCCGTGGTGCTCCACACCGACGATCCCGGCCGGCCTCTCCAGACGCTGGGTTTCCGGGCCGACGTGTTCCGGCCCCTGGAACTGATGACCAAGGCCCTGATCTTCGACGACGTCCCCCGCACCGCTGGCGGACGGGGCGAGGTCCGGGTGCGCAGCAACACCGGCCGCCCCGCGGCCATCGCCCGCCTCGCGGTCCCCGCCAAGCCCTACCTGGAGGCCGCCGTCCGCATGGATGGCGCCGAAGCCGTGGTGGAGGTGACCCTCCGCGGCGATCGCCTCCCCGCCGAAGTCTGGCGGGGCGCGGACGACATCCAGATCATTCCCGCCGATCCCGAGGCGGGGCCCCTGACGCTCACCCTCTACTGGACGGTCCAGGGCGCGCCCACCCGTTCCCGGTCCTCCCACCCCTGA
- a CDS encoding adenine phosphoribosyltransferase, producing the protein MNLKTSVLDVPGFPREGLHFKDITPLFSDAAAFARAIEAMAEPVLPLHPTHVLGLESRGFIFGSALAHKLGLGFVPARRAGKLPRPVLRETFATVCGEEGLEIHQDALQAGDRVLIVDDILASGATAAAARNLVERAGAHPLALTTFIEMVGAGGREALKGMPVFSVLTY; encoded by the coding sequence ATGAACCTGAAAACCTCCGTCCTCGATGTCCCCGGCTTCCCACGGGAAGGCCTCCACTTCAAGGACATCACCCCCCTCTTCAGCGACGCGGCCGCCTTCGCCCGGGCCATCGAGGCCATGGCGGAGCCGGTCCTGCCCCTCCACCCCACCCACGTCCTGGGCCTGGAGTCCAGGGGCTTCATCTTCGGGTCGGCCCTGGCCCACAAGCTCGGCCTGGGCTTCGTCCCGGCCCGGCGCGCCGGGAAGCTGCCCCGGCCCGTCCTCCGGGAGACCTTCGCCACCGTCTGCGGGGAGGAGGGCCTGGAGATCCACCAGGACGCCTTACAGGCGGGCGACCGTGTGCTCATCGTGGACGACATCCTGGCCTCCGGGGCCACCGCCGCCGCCGCCCGGAACCTGGTCGAGCGCGCCGGGGCCCATCCCCTGGCCCTGACCACCTTCATCGAGATGGTGGGCGCCGGCGGGCGGGAGGCCCTGAAGGGCATGCCGGTTTTCAGCGTTCTTACGTATTAA
- a CDS encoding acylphosphatase encodes MRIHFHVHGRVQGVGFRWFTLQAARDLDLAGWARNEPDGSVSGQVEGDLGRLDLFREQLAQGPPFARVSRLDWGAVDGGQSLPHPFEIQR; translated from the coding sequence GTGAGGATCCACTTCCACGTCCACGGGCGCGTCCAAGGGGTGGGGTTCCGCTGGTTCACCCTCCAGGCCGCCCGGGACCTGGATCTGGCGGGCTGGGCGCGGAACGAGCCGGACGGCAGCGTCTCCGGGCAGGTGGAAGGGGATTTGGGGCGGCTCGACCTCTTCCGGGAGCAGCTGGCGCAGGGACCCCCCTTCGCCCGCGTTTCCCGGCTGGACTGGGGGGCGGTGGATGGAGGACAATCACTTCCCCATCCATTCGAGATCCAGCGATAG
- the surE gene encoding 5'/3'-nucleotidase SurE gives MTERLILITNDDGCWAPGLATLAQVASRFGRVVVVAPDRNRSAVSSAMSLNDILRLVDLGGDRYACNGTPVDCVLVGVRAVLERAPDWVLSGVNHGYNLGEDVFYSGTVGAAFEGSQQGARSAAFSIDPLGDLAAAGAWITRFLERWEALPLPANRIWNVNFPKEEPLGFRVTGQDTRKYHDQVEQRIDPRKNPYFWIGGEMGPTYARGPGSDAEAVHGGWASLTPLRLDLACPDIMGRKQTYEQAFNGSLP, from the coding sequence ATGACGGAACGACTCATCCTCATCACCAACGACGATGGATGCTGGGCCCCGGGACTCGCGACCCTGGCCCAGGTGGCCTCCCGCTTCGGGCGGGTGGTCGTGGTCGCGCCGGACCGGAACCGGTCGGCGGTGTCCAGCGCCATGAGCCTCAACGACATCCTGCGCCTGGTGGACCTGGGCGGGGACCGGTACGCCTGCAACGGGACGCCCGTGGACTGCGTGCTCGTGGGGGTGCGGGCCGTCCTGGAGCGCGCGCCGGACTGGGTGCTCTCGGGGGTCAACCACGGCTACAACCTGGGGGAGGACGTCTTCTACTCCGGGACCGTGGGCGCCGCCTTCGAGGGCTCCCAGCAGGGGGCCCGGTCCGCGGCCTTCTCCATCGATCCCCTGGGGGACCTGGCGGCCGCGGGCGCCTGGATCACCCGGTTCCTGGAGCGCTGGGAGGCCCTGCCGCTTCCGGCCAACCGCATCTGGAACGTGAACTTCCCCAAGGAGGAGCCCCTGGGCTTCCGGGTGACGGGGCAGGACACGCGCAAGTACCACGACCAGGTGGAGCAGCGCATCGATCCCCGCAAGAACCCCTACTTCTGGATCGGCGGGGAGATGGGCCCCACCTACGCCCGCGGCCCCGGCAGCGACGCCGAGGCGGTGCACGGCGGCTGGGCCAGCCTCACCCCGCTGCGGCTGGACCTCGCCTGCCCGGACATCATGGGGCGGAAGCAGACCTACGAGCAGGCTTTCAACGGCAGCCTGCCGTGA
- a CDS encoding helix-turn-helix domain-containing protein: MEKVWMKIGEAARRIGVSPKDLRYWESIIPEIQPRRSRGNLRYYHVDELDRLQRIRGWLQEGLTVGDCRQLLLHGQLTRGLGLGLDEEEAPAPLPAPARAPRRAPQSAPREPGLAKVRAALKRLLTQLG; this comes from the coding sequence ATGGAAAAGGTCTGGATGAAGATCGGCGAAGCCGCCCGCCGCATCGGCGTGAGTCCCAAGGACCTGCGCTACTGGGAGTCCATCATCCCCGAGATCCAGCCCCGGCGCAGCCGCGGCAACCTGCGGTACTACCACGTGGACGAGCTGGACCGCCTCCAGCGCATCCGCGGGTGGCTGCAGGAGGGCCTCACCGTCGGCGACTGCCGCCAGCTCCTCCTCCACGGCCAGCTGACCCGCGGCCTGGGCCTCGGCCTGGACGAGGAGGAGGCCCCGGCGCCCCTTCCCGCGCCGGCGCGGGCCCCCCGCCGCGCGCCCCAGTCGGCGCCCCGGGAACCTGGCCTGGCCAAGGTACGCGCGGCCCTCAAGCGCCTCCTGACCCAACTGGGCTAG
- a CDS encoding sigma-54-dependent transcriptional regulator: MRPLTTILIVDDEPGIRRSLGESLAEEGYGVLKAERGEQALDLLAQADGEGIHLLLLDVWLPGIDGLETLTQAKVLRPELPVIMISGHGNIDTALQATKLGAFDFLEKPVDLDRLLLVIANALKQRRLEEENQRLHQEVDADRFFMADSPAMRRLISDVDLVAPTEGRVLLMGENGSGKEEVARLIHDRSPRARGPFVEVNCAAIPEELIESELFGHVKGAFTGAVRDQKGKFKEAHQGTLFLDEVGDMSLKTQAKVLRALQEGRIEPVGGGGAVSVDVRIIAATNKDLTEEIKAGRFREDLYFRLAVVPLRLPPLRERVEELIQLAEAFISRIARSYGRPPKRLSQDARETLLRHDWPGNVRELKNLMERAVILARGAEITSRDLGPLAVRHLAEPDPFSFPEFPSLKDAREWFEGAYIQRELKLQNGNMTRAAERLGLDRSNLYKRLKALGIEARDA, translated from the coding sequence ATGCGGCCGCTGACCACCATCCTCATCGTGGACGACGAGCCCGGCATCCGCCGGAGCCTGGGCGAATCCCTGGCCGAGGAAGGCTACGGCGTCCTCAAGGCCGAGCGCGGGGAGCAGGCCCTGGACCTGCTGGCCCAGGCCGACGGGGAGGGCATCCATCTGCTGCTGCTGGACGTGTGGCTGCCCGGAATCGACGGCCTCGAGACCCTGACCCAGGCCAAGGTCCTGCGGCCCGAGCTGCCCGTCATCATGATCAGCGGCCACGGCAACATCGACACCGCCCTCCAGGCGACCAAGCTTGGCGCCTTCGATTTCCTCGAGAAGCCGGTGGACCTGGACCGGCTCCTCCTGGTCATCGCCAACGCCCTCAAGCAGCGCCGCCTCGAGGAGGAGAACCAGCGCCTCCACCAGGAGGTGGACGCCGACCGGTTCTTCATGGCGGACAGCCCCGCCATGCGGCGCCTCATCTCCGACGTGGACCTCGTGGCCCCCACCGAGGGCCGGGTGCTCCTCATGGGCGAGAACGGCAGCGGCAAGGAGGAGGTCGCCCGGCTCATCCACGACCGCAGCCCGCGGGCCCGCGGACCCTTCGTGGAGGTGAACTGCGCCGCCATCCCCGAGGAGCTGATCGAGAGCGAGCTCTTCGGGCACGTGAAGGGCGCCTTCACCGGCGCCGTCCGGGACCAGAAGGGCAAGTTCAAGGAGGCCCACCAGGGCACCCTCTTCCTGGACGAGGTGGGGGACATGTCCCTCAAGACCCAGGCCAAGGTGCTGCGGGCCCTCCAGGAGGGCCGCATCGAGCCCGTCGGCGGCGGCGGGGCCGTGAGCGTGGACGTGCGGATCATCGCCGCCACCAACAAGGACCTGACCGAGGAGATCAAGGCCGGGCGCTTCCGCGAGGACCTCTACTTCCGCCTCGCCGTCGTCCCCCTGCGCCTGCCGCCCCTCCGGGAGCGCGTCGAGGAGCTGATCCAGCTGGCCGAGGCTTTCATCTCGCGCATCGCGCGGAGCTACGGCAGGCCCCCCAAGCGCCTCTCCCAGGACGCCCGCGAGACCCTCCTGCGCCACGACTGGCCCGGCAACGTCCGCGAGCTGAAGAACCTCATGGAACGGGCCGTCATCCTCGCCCGGGGCGCCGAGATCACCTCCCGCGACCTGGGCCCCCTCGCCGTGCGGCACCTGGCGGAGCCCGACCCCTTCTCCTTCCCCGAGTTCCCCAGCCTCAAGGATGCCCGCGAGTGGTTCGAGGGCGCCTACATCCAGCGGGAGCTCAAGCTCCAGAACGGCAACATGACGCGGGCCGCGGAGCGGCTGGGCCTGGACCGGTCCAACCTCTACAAGCGCCTGAAGGCCCTCGGCATCGAGGCCCGGGACGCCTGA
- a CDS encoding TatD family hydrolase, with protein sequence MLVDSHCHLTGSYLGEDQLQAVLDRAREAGVTGMVAVGCNLDDSRLVLALARRHPCLAASLGVHPHDARTWDPLTLDALEALLADPAAVFVGETGLDWHYDLSPREEQEQVFRAQIRLARRLGKPLMIHTREAPEATLAILREEGADRGVIHCFSEDLAFARAALDLGFHLSFSGIVTFKNAQAIREVAAWAPLDRILVETDAPYLAPVPFRGKANEPAFVTHVAAQVAALRGLRPESLAETAAANLEALCGWAPSC encoded by the coding sequence ATGCTCGTGGATTCCCATTGCCATCTCACGGGCAGCTACCTCGGCGAGGACCAGCTGCAGGCCGTGCTGGACCGGGCCCGGGAGGCCGGGGTCACGGGCATGGTGGCCGTGGGCTGCAATCTGGACGACTCCCGCCTGGTGCTCGCCCTGGCGCGGCGCCACCCCTGCCTCGCGGCCTCCCTGGGCGTCCACCCCCACGACGCCCGCACCTGGGACCCCCTCACGCTGGACGCCCTGGAGGCGCTGCTGGCGGACCCGGCGGCGGTCTTCGTGGGGGAGACGGGCCTGGACTGGCACTACGACCTCAGCCCCCGGGAGGAGCAGGAGCAGGTCTTCCGGGCCCAGATCCGCCTCGCGCGCCGCCTCGGCAAGCCCCTCATGATCCACACCCGGGAGGCGCCGGAGGCGACCCTGGCCATCCTCCGGGAGGAGGGCGCGGACCGGGGGGTCATCCACTGCTTCTCCGAGGACCTGGCCTTCGCCCGGGCCGCCCTGGACCTGGGGTTCCACCTCAGCTTCTCGGGCATCGTCACCTTCAAGAACGCCCAGGCCATCCGGGAGGTGGCCGCCTGGGCCCCCCTGGACCGGATCCTGGTGGAGACCGACGCGCCCTACCTGGCGCCGGTGCCCTTCCGGGGCAAGGCCAACGAGCCCGCCTTCGTCACCCATGTGGCGGCCCAGGTGGCCGCCCTGCGGGGGCTCCGTCCCGAATCCCTGGCGGAGACCGCCGCCGCCAACCTGGAGGCCCTGTGCGGCTGGGCACCTTCCTGCTGA
- a CDS encoding DUF6600 domain-containing protein: MFSKRIHAALIPAFLLLPAFLAPGLPAAAQTDPGDGWEDPGEDPLRHAMVREVDGTVLLAGSGEAETLGRGFPLGEGDVVESHGRGILQLGDGTLVAFGPGTRLRLEQLFAGEPGERATRLVLEAGRVRLRRATRGEAVLEVATGAGEVRLADGARGDFTLDADPGRPTVLRVHQGRATFQNTRGSERIFAGERLTVYGPSDTLDRVSTASAYGGDAFDGWADEALVVRLGESAGRVPAPLRYYADDLDRDGTWIQVENTWCWRPLRVEVGWRPYLHGRWGAFRGGLTWISAEPWGYVTHHHGRWGWSPAYGWYWIPGAAYSPAWVAWGSEGGWLGWAPLGRHGHPTVWASGPCWNVVAFRDAGSRDLYRHLHADPRVLRAFAEPRPGPRPWYAGRLVMDRGEWRDPDRFRHVLAHPDVARARAEAWGRRVGAPVPYRPQEPPPSGAYRPEPVRPPFQPRAEAPVPRSPRPWPIRQPEARPSEPPRAPGFRPVEPPRAPETRPVGRPSEPPREPQGQPVPRPVEPRRDPAPRPAEPPRPPVNPGPRVQPPRPAEPPRREEPRREEGGKPWHHPERRERS, translated from the coding sequence ATGTTCTCCAAGCGAATCCACGCGGCCCTCATCCCCGCGTTCCTGCTCCTGCCCGCCTTCCTCGCCCCCGGCCTTCCCGCCGCGGCCCAGACGGACCCCGGCGACGGCTGGGAGGACCCCGGGGAGGATCCCCTGCGCCACGCCATGGTCCGCGAGGTGGACGGCACCGTCCTCCTCGCCGGGTCCGGGGAGGCGGAGACCCTGGGCCGGGGCTTCCCCCTGGGCGAAGGGGATGTGGTGGAAAGCCATGGGCGTGGCATCCTGCAACTGGGCGACGGCACGCTGGTGGCCTTCGGGCCGGGGACCCGCCTGCGGCTGGAGCAGCTCTTCGCGGGAGAGCCCGGCGAACGCGCCACCCGGCTCGTCCTGGAGGCGGGACGGGTGCGCCTGCGCCGCGCCACCCGCGGCGAGGCCGTCCTGGAGGTGGCCACCGGCGCCGGCGAGGTCCGCCTGGCCGACGGCGCCCGGGGCGACTTCACCCTCGACGCCGATCCCGGCCGCCCCACGGTCCTCCGGGTCCACCAGGGCCGGGCCACCTTCCAGAACACCCGGGGCTCCGAGCGGATCTTCGCGGGGGAGCGCCTGACGGTGTACGGCCCCTCGGACACGCTGGACCGGGTGTCCACGGCCTCCGCCTACGGCGGCGACGCCTTCGACGGCTGGGCCGACGAGGCCCTGGTGGTCCGCCTGGGCGAAAGTGCCGGCCGGGTCCCCGCCCCCCTGCGGTACTACGCCGATGACCTGGACCGGGACGGGACCTGGATCCAGGTGGAAAACACCTGGTGCTGGCGCCCCCTCCGGGTGGAGGTGGGCTGGCGGCCGTACCTGCACGGGCGCTGGGGCGCCTTCCGCGGCGGCCTCACCTGGATCAGCGCCGAGCCCTGGGGCTACGTGACCCACCACCACGGCCGCTGGGGCTGGTCCCCGGCCTATGGCTGGTACTGGATCCCCGGCGCGGCCTACAGCCCCGCCTGGGTGGCCTGGGGCAGCGAGGGCGGCTGGCTGGGGTGGGCCCCCCTCGGCCGCCACGGTCACCCCACCGTGTGGGCCAGCGGCCCCTGCTGGAACGTGGTGGCCTTCCGCGACGCCGGATCCCGGGACCTGTACCGCCACCTGCACGCCGATCCCCGCGTCCTGCGGGCCTTCGCCGAGCCCCGCCCCGGCCCCCGCCCCTGGTATGCCGGCCGCCTCGTGATGGACCGGGGCGAATGGCGGGATCCGGACCGCTTCCGCCACGTGCTCGCGCACCCGGATGTGGCCCGGGCCCGGGCCGAGGCCTGGGGACGCCGGGTGGGAGCCCCCGTCCCGTACCGCCCGCAGGAGCCTCCGCCGTCCGGGGCGTACCGGCCGGAACCCGTCCGTCCGCCCTTCCAGCCCCGCGCCGAGGCGCCCGTGCCCCGGTCACCCAGGCCCTGGCCCATCCGGCAGCCGGAGGCCCGTCCTTCCGAACCGCCCCGCGCCCCCGGCTTCCGGCCCGTGGAGCCGCCCCGCGCGCCCGAAACCCGGCCCGTGGGCCGGCCCTCCGAGCCGCCCCGGGAGCCCCAGGGCCAGCCGGTGCCCCGCCCCGTCGAACCGCGCCGGGATCCGGCGCCCCGGCCCGCGGAACCGCCCCGGCCGCCCGTGAACCCCGGGCCCCGGGTCCAGCCGCCCCGCCCCGCCGAGCCCCCCCGGCGCGAGGAGCCGCGCCGGGAGGAGGGCGGGAAGCCCTGGCACCACCCCGAGCGCCGGGAGCGGTCCTGA
- a CDS encoding DMT family protein — translation MQVRTWLPITLLVFSNVFMTFAWYGHLRTQKDTPLLWAILSSWGIAFFEYMLMVPANRIGFGRYTLPQLKVIQEGVTLAVFAVFAVVYMRQRLTLNHAWAGLCLMGAVWFTFRK, via the coding sequence ATGCAGGTCCGAACCTGGCTCCCCATCACCTTGCTGGTCTTCAGCAACGTCTTCATGACCTTCGCCTGGTACGGCCACCTGCGCACCCAGAAGGACACGCCACTGCTCTGGGCCATCCTTTCCAGCTGGGGCATCGCCTTCTTCGAATACATGCTCATGGTCCCCGCCAACCGCATCGGGTTCGGCCGCTACACCCTGCCCCAGCTCAAGGTCATCCAGGAGGGCGTCACCCTGGCCGTGTTCGCCGTCTTCGCCGTGGTCTACATGCGCCAGCGCCTCACCCTGAACCACGCCTGGGCCGGCCTCTGCCTCATGGGCGCCGTGTGGTTCACCTTCCGGAAGTGA
- a CDS encoding OmpA family protein has protein sequence MKRTTLLGLGLCLAASALGAEEGQKWVGLIGGYDRQMYASRRVQDNSIWGATYGTWLTNRWGYDVSVLGTQLIGKHFKADAMEYHGQLSALFNLAPSARTWVPYLRAGAGATQVEAPWSYKEGTTTRLSFNGGIGVQGNLAEHLLLGFEARGQRIYTQVHANEILGLVTLGYRWGGKAAPMAAPAPAPAPAPVPPPPPVEEKPVPPPPPPPPPVEEKPVPPPPPPPPPAPAPMKITLDNAVLHFANGSNVLPAKGVAAIQEVAAKLKTFKGEYTLHVTGHTSSVGKAAFNKALSKRRADAVAKVLVASGIPAASVTTAGVGPDEPIGDNKTAEGQARNRRVEIDVKVKGAQVETRTLTTDLEEGKAKN, from the coding sequence ATGAAACGGACGACCTTGCTGGGCCTCGGTTTATGCCTGGCTGCCAGCGCCCTGGGCGCGGAGGAGGGCCAGAAGTGGGTGGGACTCATCGGCGGCTATGACCGGCAGATGTACGCCAGCCGCCGGGTCCAGGACAACTCCATCTGGGGCGCCACCTACGGCACCTGGCTCACCAACCGCTGGGGCTACGACGTGTCCGTCCTGGGCACCCAGTTGATCGGCAAGCATTTCAAGGCTGACGCCATGGAATACCACGGCCAGCTGTCCGCCCTCTTCAACCTCGCCCCCTCCGCCCGCACCTGGGTCCCCTACCTGCGGGCCGGCGCCGGCGCCACCCAGGTGGAGGCGCCCTGGTCGTACAAGGAAGGCACCACGACCCGCCTGAGCTTCAACGGCGGCATCGGCGTCCAGGGGAACCTCGCCGAGCATCTGCTGCTCGGCTTCGAGGCCCGGGGCCAGCGCATCTACACCCAGGTCCACGCCAACGAGATCCTGGGCCTGGTGACCCTCGGCTACCGCTGGGGCGGCAAGGCCGCGCCCATGGCGGCGCCCGCGCCCGCCCCAGCGCCCGCCCCCGTGCCGCCGCCCCCGCCGGTGGAGGAGAAGCCCGTGCCGCCGCCCCCGCCACCTCCGCCCCCCGTGGAGGAGAAGCCCGTGCCGCCGCCGCCTCCCCCGCCGCCCCCGGCCCCCGCGCCCATGAAGATCACCCTCGACAACGCGGTCCTCCACTTCGCCAACGGCAGCAACGTCCTCCCCGCCAAGGGCGTGGCCGCCATCCAGGAAGTCGCCGCGAAGCTCAAGACGTTCAAGGGCGAATACACCCTCCACGTCACCGGCCACACCTCCTCCGTGGGCAAGGCCGCCTTCAACAAGGCCCTCAGCAAGCGCCGGGCCGACGCGGTCGCCAAGGTGCTCGTGGCCTCCGGCATCCCCGCCGCCAGCGTCACCACCGCCGGCGTGGGCCCCGACGAGCCCATCGGCGACAACAAGACGGCCGAAGGCCAGGCCCGGAACCGCCGGGTGGAGATCGACGTGAAGGTCAAGGGCGCCCAGGTGGAGACCCGCACCCTCACCACCGATCTGGAAGAGGGCAAGGCCAAGAACTGA
- a CDS encoding carbohydrate-binding protein gives MAAFHLCRCWPVAVLVAGIAAQAQLVRPPWAAGTPYRAGDLVAYLGVDYRCLQAHLARTGLEPPAAPQLWRVFTAPEATPPAVPRGLAATADGPARILVTWGPVEGAQSYDLQVDGTLRSGMKSPFVHANLAPGSSHTYRVRAVNDAGPGAWSEAVQAATERRSPGSRTP, from the coding sequence ATGGCCGCCTTCCACCTTTGCCGTTGCTGGCCCGTCGCCGTCCTCGTCGCCGGAATCGCCGCCCAGGCGCAGCTCGTGCGCCCGCCCTGGGCGGCGGGCACCCCGTACCGGGCGGGGGATCTGGTCGCCTACCTGGGCGTGGACTACCGCTGCCTCCAGGCCCACCTGGCCCGGACGGGCCTGGAGCCGCCCGCGGCCCCCCAGCTCTGGCGGGTCTTCACCGCGCCCGAGGCCACGCCTCCGGCCGTGCCCCGGGGCCTGGCGGCGACCGCCGACGGGCCGGCCCGGATCCTGGTGACCTGGGGGCCGGTGGAGGGGGCCCAGAGCTACGACCTCCAGGTGGACGGGACCCTGCGCTCCGGCATGAAGAGCCCCTTCGTGCACGCGAACCTGGCGCCGGGCTCCAGTCACACCTACCGGGTGCGGGCGGTGAACGACGCCGGTCCCGGGGCCTGGAGCGAGGCCGTCCAGGCCGCCACCGAGCGCCGGTCCCCGGGCTCGCGGACCCCTTGA
- a CDS encoding acyl-CoA dehydrogenase family protein, which translates to MEGMTSDKLFGGSFLISPIGSQPQFTPEELSDETKAIGEAARDFMEGEVLPVESALDQVDLDLSRSLLQKAGELGLLSLEIPEAYEGMDLDKKTGLVLLEEMGKQASWSVSYGAHTGIGTLPIVYFGSPEQKAKYLPALASGEKLAAYALTEAGSGSDAMGAKTTAVLDGDHWVLNGSKMWITNAGFADVFIVFAKVDGRKFSAFIVEKEDAGFSTGAEEHKLGIKGSSTRALVLDNVRIPKDRLLGEVGRGHRIAFGILNIGRFKLGAGCTGTAKQVLAYTIKYSGERQQFGKPLHAFGLIQAKLADIATRIFVGEAMNFRTIGYVDEGMGAISWDDAGAAKAKLDIMDEYAMEASIAKVWGSEALFWSADDAVQVFGGYGFSTEYPPEKIYRDNRINRIFEGTNEINRMIIAGALFKRAGNGTLALRKDVGDVPVRPEGPLAGSRHAVELGKRLCAYASAAALEVAGQKLIENQEASARVADMLTEIYAMESAVGRAHKMAADGHRWAGLAAQFADSYVNENWHKVQVNARMLLAEVLEGEALTAAIRDLEAFGGFVPQASSRLRGAIAAQLIEKGSYPIVQY; encoded by the coding sequence ATGGAAGGCATGACCAGCGACAAGCTCTTCGGCGGCAGTTTCCTCATCTCCCCGATCGGCTCCCAGCCCCAGTTCACGCCCGAGGAACTGAGCGACGAGACCAAGGCCATCGGCGAAGCGGCCCGCGACTTCATGGAGGGCGAAGTCCTCCCCGTGGAGAGCGCCCTGGACCAGGTGGACCTGGACCTCAGCCGGAGCCTGCTGCAGAAGGCCGGCGAACTGGGCCTCCTGAGCCTGGAGATCCCGGAAGCCTACGAAGGCATGGACCTGGACAAGAAGACCGGCCTGGTCCTCCTGGAGGAGATGGGCAAGCAGGCCTCCTGGTCCGTCAGCTACGGGGCCCACACGGGCATCGGCACCCTGCCCATCGTCTACTTCGGCTCCCCCGAGCAGAAGGCCAAGTACCTGCCCGCCCTCGCCTCCGGCGAGAAGCTGGCCGCCTACGCCCTCACCGAGGCCGGCTCCGGGTCCGACGCCATGGGCGCCAAGACCACGGCCGTCCTGGACGGGGACCACTGGGTGCTCAACGGCTCCAAGATGTGGATCACCAACGCCGGCTTCGCCGACGTCTTCATCGTCTTCGCCAAGGTGGACGGCCGCAAGTTCAGCGCCTTCATCGTCGAGAAGGAGGACGCGGGCTTCTCCACCGGCGCCGAGGAGCACAAGCTGGGCATCAAGGGCTCCTCCACCCGCGCCCTGGTGCTGGACAACGTCCGCATCCCCAAGGATCGCCTCCTGGGCGAGGTGGGCCGCGGGCACCGCATCGCCTTCGGCATCCTGAACATCGGCCGCTTCAAGCTGGGCGCCGGCTGCACCGGCACCGCCAAGCAGGTGCTGGCCTACACCATCAAGTATTCCGGCGAGCGCCAGCAGTTCGGCAAGCCCCTCCACGCCTTCGGCCTCATCCAGGCCAAGCTGGCCGACATCGCCACCCGCATCTTCGTGGGCGAGGCCATGAACTTCCGCACCATCGGGTACGTGGACGAGGGCATGGGCGCCATCAGCTGGGACGACGCCGGCGCCGCCAAGGCCAAGCTGGACATCATGGACGAGTACGCCATGGAGGCCAGCATCGCCAAGGTCTGGGGCTCGGAGGCCCTGTTCTGGAGCGCCGACGACGCCGTCCAGGTCTTCGGCGGCTACGGCTTCTCCACCGAGTACCCCCCCGAGAAGATCTACCGCGACAACCGCATCAACCGCATCTTCGAGGGCACCAACGAGATCAACCGCATGATCATCGCGGGCGCCCTGTTCAAGCGCGCCGGCAACGGCACCCTGGCCCTGCGCAAGGACGTGGGCGACGTGCCCGTCCGTCCCGAGGGCCCCCTCGCCGGCAGCCGCCACGCCGTCGAGCTGGGCAAGCGCCTCTGCGCCTACGCCTCCGCCGCCGCCCTCGAGGTCGCCGGCCAGAAGCTCATCGAGAACCAGGAAGCCTCCGCCCGGGTCGCGGACATGCTCACCGAGATCTACGCCATGGAGAGCGCCGTGGGCCGCGCCCACAAGATGGCCGCGGACGGCCACCGCTGGGCCGGTCTGGCCGCCCAGTTCGCCGACAGCTACGTCAACGAGAACTGGCACAAGGTGCAGGTCAACGCCCGCATGCTCCTGGCCGAGGTCCTGGAAGGGGAGGCCCTGACCGCCGCCATCCGGGACCTGGAGGCCTTCGGCGGCTTCGTGCCCCAGGCCAGCTCCCGCCTCCGCGGCGCCATCGCCGCCCAGCTCATCGAGAAGGGGTCGTACCCCATCGTCCAGTACTGA